In Oryzias latipes chromosome 19, ASM223467v1, the genomic stretch gttgttgggggtgcgccccgccccgcctcttactaagagcgcgcttcaggccgtctgtctgcgcgcgcacacacacacacttttaacagaacaggatttgtaaaaatatatttaataattaagttggacattacacaagaggaatgcatgaaaagatgaggctggaggagggacatgagtctctttagtaataatatcaatacaaatacgtgtttttttcctgcgggacgggagacgatacaaaatcaatgcatctctattactgtgcgggactaaattctatgagttttgcgggtgcgggcgggagtggacatacatattgcgggagcgggcgggagtgtaacgcttacgttgcgggagcgggcgggattggtcaaaaattcagcgggcgcgggcgaGAGCGGGAttaagaaaatagtcccgcgcagggctctaacACAGACCAAATTTCTACTgacaagaaagaagaaaaccagAAACTGAATGAGAATCCAGAAGATAAACACAGTCCACTCCCATGCTGTTGTACTGGTGAGATTATTTATTGTTCTATTTCAGATTCTTAGATATGAACTTGTGTTTACCAGGTAGACAAACCCACCTGGTTCAGCTGACATAATGGTGTTAAACTTTGAATAAACTCTTTGTGTTGATCATTTTAGGAATTAAGAAATGGATTCGCTGTGCATCTGCTGCCAAAGAAGATGAGTCTTTTCCTAAAGAGGTTAGAACTTTGTCTTATTTTAAAGACAATGTGAAAGGTGAAGTTGTCATTTAACTTGACTGTTTAACCATGTTTGCAGGGTTGCAGCAGTCCCCACACTGATGTGTCTCTTGTCATGGAAAAAGTCTATGAGGAGCTGGGTGAAATGAAGAAATCTAAATATCTGCTGAGCAGCAGGACAGAAGATGAGAAGCCTGGCTACTGGACCAGAGTGGCTGAAAAAATCAACAAAGTCTTTTTTACGTTATAgcggttcttctgtttttgaGTGTCCTTTTTACTGCGTGGAATATTGATGGTATTAATAATGAAAGAAGAGAAGGAAACACAAGTCACAATTCAATAGGGAAATATTGCATGTGTACCAATACAGAATGATAAAATACATTATATCTTTCTAAAAAGACTAAGTCTAAGTTGTGAAGATTGTGAAATTTCAGGTTGAATTTCTTGGTTTTGATCATGTTCTTTTTTGaacatccacagctgtttttatttctgttaattGTCCTCAGTTATCGATTTATGTGCCTGTTTTTCAGCTGGTATTTGACCGGTCATCTGTTTTGTCATCCTTCAATTACTTCCTTTGTTCGTGGTTTTATCATGTTCAACTTTAAGTTTCTGTCAGCAGGTGTTTCACTTTTGttacatttcttattttaatttcaaGTCTTTCCCCCCCCAAAAGCTTATTTCTAGTGTTGTTGTAATTATTTCAATTTAAGGTTACACTGTACAGTTGTTTTCTAAGGGTGTACTCAGACTGGACATATTTAGTTTGCTTTttgtgaaccagagttcgtttccaatcagactgagctctgagactcctcagtctgaatacaatctgtcCACAGAGCGGAACCACTGGTCCAAAACGTGCTGCCTTAGCTGGTGATCTCGTGATTGAAACATCGTCCAAATGTAGCAACCGATGAGCCGCGGACAAATGTACAGCAACGATTGTCGTTTtaatgaaagaggaaaaaaggctAGAACTCCTTACtagtatcatttattttaagacagttgaaattttttttcatgctttttctgtgtctcgttacgCGGCATGCGCTGCTGCGATGTCATCCTACAAGCTTCCTTgcagttccttaacagaattctcttataACAATGGCATAaaaccacaacgatgagacacaacaactcattgaaatgtgatcgGATGAATACAGGCTCATCagacaacttttaacgtgacaaACATTGCTTCTTACTGCTTTCCtcacaatctatatgtcataaacacttatcagtgtaGCTTGTTAGACATCTTCTTGCCAGTAActgccttgcagcatgcctccaccaGACCAAAGCAGCAGTAAAAAGTGATGAGCTTGATGTTAACACAGGTGTTTAAAATTcgtcagcaaaatataaagtttgaataaccTACCCTGAGAAGGACTGGAAAGCACAGGATGTCCATAATTTCTGTCTGTAGTTGCTTTGCTCCGCCCTCGTAAATTCTGACCAATGGTTGAAGAGATTTTTAttcacgtggttttgtttacaagctttggttcaaataaaaaaaggcagcttgacggcagtctgaataaagaccaaacgcaaggttcagagCCCGATATAACCAAATTAAGTGGACTGGGAGCTGTTAAGAACCACGAGTTTCGTCAGCTGTGTTAAGATGCGACCGGGAGCAGTGGGAGGAAATGACGTCATCAAACAAATGTGtgggaaaaacaaattattcatGTAAATATTCTGTATTATTGTTTATAGCTATTTGGGATGGAGggattttgtgggtttttttttaatttgttttctttgtaaatggTTGGCATAAATGGccagaatgaaaagaaaatgcctAATCAGTGGACTATTGAAAATTCAGCCTAATGGGAGGGGCTTAGACTATATAAGAGAGAGAGGTTAGTTGCAGAGAGAGGGCAATGAAGGAAGACAGCAATGTGCTCCTCTCCCGTGTAATGCTGTTAAATAGATGTAAAATAATTTCACTAAGGATTATTACATTTGGGGAATTGTGGAGAAGAATAAACCAGTTGCAATTGGAACACGACTGCCTGGATCTGTGAAATACCCATATTCGTCACAagtggtgtcagaagtgggatggCAAGTCGTGGTTAGAAGACAGGTCGCCATCCCAGGCGTACTGGATTATGCTTACAAATGTGGTGTGTGTTCATGGGGACAATCATGCTTATCCTCAAACCGAAATAACTGTGTACATTGATGAACAGCCCTATCTTCTGACTGTTGGGTTGGTTTGTACCAGTGTTGGTACATTACCTACAAGGGGAAAGGTAAGGTGGCACTAATCAGATTCATCACCAGAACGGTGTTTCATGCCCAGTAATTACTCGAGCCCAGGCAAAAACTGGGGTTCTGCCTCTACCAGACTTGGATGAAAGTTTATTCGAAGGGGGTAGTAAAGGGCCAAAAATGTCTAGACGACAACGGCGCTTTGAAAAGCAACTGGGCATAACTGAACACAATGTACAAGGTTTGAATGCTGATAAAATGTGGTAAATACCTGAAAACTTAGCAGAGTTACAAAAGCAGGATGACACATTGaaacagttgtttaaaaaagtgaagaatGTTGATGATATAACCAGTATGGGGATGGATTGCTTTATTATTGAAAATGGGTTGTTGTATATTTTGAATGACAACCACAAACGTTTTGTAATCCCGGTAAACTGTAGACCTATCATCATGCATTTAGCGCACACAGTTCCGTGGGCGGGGCTTATTGGGCGCCACAAAACGTACATGCGCGTTAGCTCCCAATTTCATTGGCCTGGTATGTACACAGACATTCAAGCATACTGTATGACATGTCCAATATGCCAGAAAACAGCAGCTCCTCGCAGATTGGATCGGGCTTGTTTTAAGCCGCTTCCCCTCATCTCCACACCCTTCCAGAGGATAGCGGTGGACATTGTCGGGCCCCTGAAGAAAAGCAGTCAGGGACATCAGTACATTTTGGTCGTTTGTGATTATGCTACTCGATACCCAGAAGCATTTCCCCTACGTACAATCACTTCATCAGCAATCATTCCTGCACTAACTGAAGTGTTTTCTAGAGTCGGAATCCCTGATGAGATGCTGACTGACCAGGGAACCAACTTGGTTCGCGCTTGATGCAACAGTTCCACAGACAGCTGGGAATCAAATCCCTCAGAACTACCCCGTACTACCCAGAGACTGATGGACTGGTGGAGAGGTTTAACCAGACTTTAAAGCGGATGCTGAAAAAATTTGTGTCTGAGACTGGTAAGGACTGGCATCACTGGCTACCTTTTCTGCTCTTTGCTTACAGAGAGGTTCCTCAGGCATCCACTGGGTTCTCACCATTTGACCTGCTATAAGGGAGGAATGTTCAAGGACCTCTTCATCTCCTCAGTAAAGCATGGGAAGGATCTGCCAGCAACCAAAAAGAAACTGGTGTGGTGCAGTTCATCCTAGAGATGAGGGAACGTCTGTCAAAATACCAAGCAGAGGCAGAAATTAACCTAAAGGAGGCTCAAAGAGCACAGAAGACTTGGTACGACCAACAGGCACGTCCCGAGACTTTAGACCAGGTCAGAAGGTTCTGTTACTCCTCCCTTCTTCAACCAGCAAGTTACTGTCCAAGTGGCAAGGGCCTCACCATCACCCAGAAGATGGGGCCAGTCACTTATGAAATTCATCATCCGGACAAGAGGAAACAATACCAGACGTACCATGTCAACCTACTGAAGGAGTGGAAAGAGCCACACCAGAGTCCACCAGAACCAGTTGGTCTGGTAGTGAAAGGAGGTGAGACAGAAAAGGACCCAAGTTGGCATAACTTCACTAAGATGACTACACCTGAGCTGTCTCATCTCACAAAGACCCAAGAGACACAAATACAGCAGGGATTGCAGACAGTACCATCATTATTCAGAGGCAATCCAGGCCGGACCAACCTTACAAAACATGTAATTCGATTGAAAGACAACCGACCCATCCGCCAACGGCCATACCGTGTCCCGCAACAGTTTGTGGGAAGACTGAGTGAGGAAATCAGTAACATGCAGGAGTTGGGAGTGATTGAACCATCAGACTCCGAGTGGTGCAGTACCATGATCCTCCTCCCAAAGAAAGATGGTTCGCTTAGGCACTGCATAGACTTCAGGAGGCTGAATGCAGTCTCTGAGTTTGATGCGTATCCTATGCCAAGGGTGGATAAATTGCTGGAAAGGATTGGATTGGCCGGATACATCACCACCCTCTGTAAGAGATACTGGCAGGTGCCTTTGGAACCAGCATCTCGACCCACACAGCTTTTCGCACGCCTGCAGGTCTGTTCCAGTTTACTGTCATGCTATTTGGCCGCCATGGAGCACCAGCACCCTTCCAAAGGTTAATGGATAAAGTCCTTCAGGGGTTCGAGAATTTCAGAAGGCCGGGCTGACTTTGAATAGTGAAAAGTGTGAGTGGCCAAATACTTAGGCTACCTTCTGGAacagtgtatatatatgtatgtgtatatatatatatatgtaaaattACTCCAGttcaattaaagtttttccatcttaatttattgtaattcttgaactcccatatgtctaaatttgagcctgcagatattctcatttttattaaaataaaatgaatgaaacaaaacaaattttattcATGTAACCACATCTCTGAATATATCattaggggtgctatataaactcatcctcttcttccgtcctctcactcatggtgcagaaagaattgaacataacaggacaaaataactcggcaaaacacaataaaacagcaaaacaacaaaacacatttggtcaaaaacccacacttaaacccaaatctgtccagacagtcaaagggaatggtatcccacaattccttgcggtgccgatctaacagcagcaccaaagttacacccacttagttgaattaatttgaatgaaagtaaaataactgtctgataactacgtgttatttttagctgacttaactaaaaataattgatttatcttaactaaagcaaataattaagttagatcatcaaagtaaaaaagtttatttttccaacatccatatgtggtcttatcaccccgtcatggtggaaaaagttttatctgagcttcttcacccactaaattatcttcaaatggacacgcaatgctgcttcacctctctgaaaacaaactaaccttcaactaaacctgttCCAGACCAGGCTATGTTCAGAGCatgtgtttctatggcaacttgacataccctgaaacatacctctctttttggaaccgaaagcggtggttgtacaatatttagcctcaaacttaccttgggagctagcataatctgctttctggaataccctccAGGTTTAGAGCACAGAAATCTGTTCCTTCAAATACATGGTTTTCAGGCTCAAAAATTCTACAACCCACAAAATCTTTGTCTTCAGCTCACACTGTTGGAATATCCTGCTTCTGAGGCTTTCTGCAGTGAGGTTAATGTTTCAGGTTTCGTTAGGATTCAGCTACTTTTAGCGCATGATACTTGATACTTGTTATATCCAGGACTTTGCACTGTCTTGTTTGATTGCTAAATTATTGACGTGGATTGATAGAATCATTGACTGTAGAGAGAAAGACAAAGTGGGTGTGGTGTCACCCaaagaaaatgccttacctccGGCTCCAGCAAAATTAAGCCAATTTAGTCAACAGTTTTCCGCGATACGGACACCAGTCAATAGTGATTGAGTCACATTTCTAGGACAACTACTGTCACCAATAATGAGTAAGCCTGTTCGAAGCCCTTCCACCTAAAgtggctctggagaatctgtcaattaagCGTTCAAGGTGGGGCCAGCGGGcgccacatgcttttattgacgcatctgattggtcagtttagaacttgaatCACTAGCAatatagaaaaaagtaaaatgaaaagatgtaaagaaaaaggtatgagagcaagaatggttattctgacaaatagaatgactgagtaatagctgtatATTTGACAATAGaattctatgggattttggcttcttggagccagcaggtggCTGCAGATGAGGTCATGATATCCAGTGATCTACAGTCTATGGAAAGAACTCGCTCTGATCTTTCTTTGACAGTTGACATATGCAGCAAGGTTTCTACACCTGAGTCTCCTTTCTGTCCCCTGGATATAAGCTCATtacccttttctttcttcttcttccagtaTATATTGTCTTTTGGCTCTTTATTCCATCACCAGTTTGTTGTGTATCTCCACTTTTCTGCTTCTGACTACACTAATTATGTCAACTCCGCCTGCTGTCTCTGACACAGACCACCTGCCTTctttaaaaattcaataaacGTAAAAAAACTTTCTGGGTTTGTCTTCT encodes the following:
- the LOC105357460 gene encoding uncharacterized protein LOC105357460 isoform X1, giving the protein MRERLSKYQAEAEINLKEAQRAQKTWYDQQARPETLDQVRRFCYSSLLQPASYCPSGKGLTITQKMGPVTYEIHHPDKRKQYQTYHVNLLKEWKEPHQSPPEPVGLVVKGGETEKDPSWHNFTKMTTPELSHLTKTQETQIQQGLQTVPSLFRGNPGRTNLTKHVIRLKDNRPIRQRPYRVPQQFVGRLSEEISNMQELGVIEPSDSEWCSTMILLPKKDGSLRHCIDFRRLNAVSEFDAYPMPRVDKLLERIGLAGYITTLCKRYWQVPLEPASRPTQLFARLQVCSSLLSCYLAAMEHQHPSKG